One segment of Macrotis lagotis isolate mMagLag1 chromosome 1, bilby.v1.9.chrom.fasta, whole genome shotgun sequence DNA contains the following:
- the RPL12 gene encoding large ribosomal subunit protein uL11: MPPKFDPNEIKVVFLRCTGGEVGATSALAPKIGPLGLSPKKVGDDIAKATGDWKGLRITVKLTIQNRQAQIEVVPSASALIIKALKEPPRDRKKQKNIKHSGNITFDEIVNIARQMRHRSLARELSGTIKEILGTAQSVGCNIDGRHPHDVIDDINSGAVECPAS, from the exons ATGCCTCCCAAGTTTGATCCTAATGAAATCAAAGTCG tgtttttaaggTGCACTGGTGGTGAAGTTGGTGCCACATCAGCTCTGGCCCCAAAAATTGGTCCCTTGGGTTTG tctcCAAAAAAGGTTGGTGATgacattgccaaggcaactggtGACTGGAAAGGGCTTAGGATTACAGTAAAACTTACCATTCAGAACAGACAGGCCCAG attGAGGTGGTGCCTTCTGCCTCAGCCTTGATCATCAAAGCTCTAAAGGAACCTCCTCGAGacagaaagaagcagaaaaata TTAAACACAGTGGAAACATCACTTTTGATGAGATTGTCAACATTGCTAGACAGATGAGGCACCGATCCTTGGCAAGAGAACTCTCTG GAACTATTAAAGAGATCCTTGGAACAGCCCAGTCTGTGGGCTGCAACATTGATGGCAGAcatcctcatgatgtcattgatgaCATCAATAGTGGGGCAGTGGAATGCCCAGCA AGTTAA